A part of Myxococcus landrumus genomic DNA contains:
- a CDS encoding PD-(D/E)XK nuclease family protein, protein MHPSPEAPARGPAIIAGVIQRLSASQLKKHKQCPRAWYFSKVLRLPEPTTGAQNIGTEGHAQLEHYLSTGQDVLGPFARSGFDLLPVPGRDLLVEQKLDGASPLTAGGIPFTGSIDVVNPRRLATDGVLRITDHKFTACIEELAATAEQLADANTEPGLQMVGYGAWALGQVERFPGLRVLELEHIYYQTRGQRLAASVVASVPVEHIAHEWRTKVEHQVETMKQHAQAARADDVPANYGPACVKYGGCPFLAKCLTGGNKTMSLRDRLLPTPLDLPAVLPPDAPEPAPVQVAPEVAEQPAPKRRGRPPKSDLRVLYVDCLPTKHDGTRPESLTGYVDTMHRKVAEASGLDDVRFAGGDSALGFGRWRGALAMAARAELPPPGSYVALGIGQSELMQVIVEALEPTFDVVVRGVR, encoded by the coding sequence GTGCATCCCTCACCAGAAGCCCCGGCCCGTGGCCCCGCCATTATCGCCGGAGTCATCCAGCGACTGAGTGCCTCGCAACTCAAGAAACACAAGCAGTGTCCCCGGGCTTGGTACTTCAGCAAAGTCCTTCGACTTCCCGAGCCGACCACGGGGGCTCAGAACATCGGCACCGAGGGACACGCCCAACTTGAGCACTATCTGTCGACCGGACAGGACGTGCTGGGGCCGTTCGCGCGGTCGGGCTTCGACTTGCTCCCCGTGCCCGGCCGTGACCTGCTCGTCGAACAGAAGCTCGATGGGGCCTCGCCACTGACGGCCGGGGGCATTCCCTTCACCGGTTCAATCGACGTCGTGAACCCGCGTCGGCTCGCTACCGACGGCGTCTTGCGCATCACCGACCACAAGTTCACGGCCTGCATCGAAGAACTCGCCGCGACCGCCGAGCAGCTCGCCGACGCCAACACCGAGCCCGGACTCCAGATGGTGGGCTACGGCGCGTGGGCGCTTGGCCAGGTCGAGCGATTCCCGGGGCTGCGCGTCCTGGAGCTAGAGCACATCTACTACCAGACCCGGGGCCAGCGCCTTGCGGCATCGGTTGTTGCGTCGGTGCCCGTCGAGCACATCGCACATGAGTGGCGGACCAAGGTCGAGCACCAGGTCGAAACGATGAAGCAGCACGCGCAAGCCGCCCGAGCTGACGACGTGCCCGCGAACTACGGCCCCGCGTGTGTGAAGTACGGCGGGTGTCCATTCCTTGCAAAGTGCCTCACAGGAGGAAACAAGACGATGTCATTGCGTGACCGATTGCTGCCCACACCCCTGGACCTGCCTGCGGTCCTGCCCCCCGATGCGCCCGAACCCGCGCCGGTACAGGTGGCGCCCGAAGTCGCCGAGCAGCCCGCGCCGAAGCGTCGAGGGCGCCCGCCCAAGAGCGACCTACGCGTCCTGTACGTCGACTGCCTGCCGACGAAGCACGACGGGACACGTCCCGAGTCCCTTACGGGCTACGTCGACACCATGCACCGCAAGGTTGCCGAAGCGAGTGGCCTCGACGACGTTCGCTTCGCGGGTGGCGACTCGGCACTGGGCTTCGGGAGGTGGCGTGGAGCGTTGGCCATGGCGGCGCGTGCCGAGCTGCCCCCTCCCGGAAGCTACGTGGCACTCGGCATCGGTCAGTCGGAGCTGATGCAGGTCATCGTCGAGGCGCTGGAGCCGACCTTCGACGTGGTCGTTCGCGGAGTGCGCTGA
- a CDS encoding helicase, with product MKLLHRLTPSTATSAERLVTVAPLALARRTGDRAAVAKGQPVGWSPDLARVLSLPRRDLAATHSSASLALMETTLRASLGTRCSCASLGKRCPTSLLPVQRLALSEAARTGGGLFPIGVGHGKTLINLLLPLVMPECKVAVLLLPSSLRAQLVEVDWHYYGGHWRLPNLAGGRWFRPGLPVLHVISYEKFSTQEGTDLLTRIRPDLIVCDEAHKLKDPKSARTGRFLRYLREHPDTRLVAQSGTLATRSLKDYAHLAEYALRDGSPLPLKPHVVEEWASALDPGHVVAPPGELLKLVDPAHPLVPLEGENEAERERRRVRDAYRRWRNGTAGVVATDESAVNMSLVIRTRDPGKVPDELLAHIKTALGGQRPDGEEFVDELQRVTCARQLASGFFHRWRYPDVGGVPQDPDLIARWFSRRQEFNRELRERIKRPAEHLDSPGLLVRAAIRAHQSPPYDGELPTWRAASWPAWGEIHKRVAHVTEAVWLSDFIVKDAARWALRKGQPGIVWVEFPELGERIARAAGVPYFGGGPEASATIIRESGKRSVVASLRAHGTGKNLTMFSRMLFVNPPADGAAWEQAIGRCHRQGQLADEVEVELYQHTDELVGAFQKARDFARFIEQTEGTPQKLRFANYAESHVGKRLTLE from the coding sequence ATGAAACTCCTCCACCGCCTGACTCCAAGCACCGCGACTTCCGCCGAGCGTCTGGTCACCGTTGCGCCCCTTGCCCTCGCGAGGCGCACTGGTGACCGGGCGGCGGTAGCAAAGGGCCAGCCCGTCGGCTGGTCTCCCGACCTCGCACGGGTGCTCAGCTTGCCGCGCCGCGACCTCGCAGCCACGCACAGCTCCGCGTCCCTCGCGCTGATGGAGACCACTCTTCGGGCATCCCTGGGGACTCGGTGCTCGTGTGCATCGCTGGGGAAGCGTTGTCCGACCTCTCTTCTCCCGGTCCAGCGTCTGGCACTCAGCGAGGCCGCGCGCACGGGTGGCGGGCTCTTCCCCATCGGCGTCGGCCACGGCAAGACGCTGATTAACCTCCTGCTGCCGCTCGTGATGCCCGAGTGCAAGGTGGCCGTGTTGCTCCTGCCCTCAAGCCTCCGCGCGCAGCTCGTCGAGGTGGACTGGCACTACTACGGCGGGCACTGGCGGCTTCCCAACCTCGCGGGCGGTAGGTGGTTCCGGCCTGGCCTGCCAGTGCTTCACGTCATCAGCTACGAGAAGTTCTCCACCCAGGAAGGCACAGACCTCCTGACGCGCATCCGGCCAGACCTCATCGTCTGCGACGAAGCCCATAAGCTGAAGGACCCGAAGAGCGCGCGGACAGGCCGCTTCCTCCGTTACCTAAGAGAGCACCCCGACACGCGCCTCGTGGCCCAGTCGGGCACGCTGGCGACGCGCTCACTCAAGGACTACGCCCACCTTGCGGAATACGCGCTGCGCGATGGTAGCCCGCTCCCGCTCAAGCCCCACGTTGTCGAGGAGTGGGCTTCGGCACTGGACCCGGGCCACGTCGTCGCGCCACCTGGTGAGCTGCTCAAGCTCGTAGACCCTGCCCATCCCCTCGTGCCGCTCGAAGGGGAGAACGAAGCCGAGCGCGAGCGCCGTCGGGTGCGTGATGCCTATCGACGGTGGCGAAACGGGACCGCGGGCGTCGTGGCCACGGACGAGAGCGCCGTCAACATGTCCCTGGTCATCCGCACGAGAGACCCCGGCAAGGTTCCCGACGAGTTGCTCGCCCACATCAAGACGGCATTGGGCGGGCAACGCCCCGATGGGGAAGAGTTCGTCGACGAGCTTCAACGGGTGACGTGTGCGCGGCAGCTCGCAAGCGGCTTCTTCCACCGCTGGCGCTACCCGGACGTTGGCGGAGTGCCGCAGGACCCGGACCTGATTGCCCGTTGGTTCTCACGGAGGCAGGAGTTCAACCGGGAGCTGCGCGAGCGCATCAAGCGTCCCGCCGAGCACCTGGATTCGCCCGGGTTGCTGGTGCGTGCCGCGATTCGCGCGCACCAGTCACCGCCCTACGACGGGGAGCTGCCGACGTGGCGCGCGGCGTCCTGGCCCGCATGGGGGGAGATTCACAAGCGCGTGGCGCACGTCACCGAAGCCGTGTGGTTGAGCGACTTCATCGTGAAGGACGCGGCACGGTGGGCATTGCGCAAGGGACAACCAGGAATCGTGTGGGTCGAGTTCCCGGAGCTGGGCGAGCGCATCGCACGAGCGGCGGGTGTGCCGTACTTCGGTGGCGGCCCGGAAGCGTCGGCGACCATCATTCGGGAGAGTGGGAAACGGTCCGTCGTCGCTTCGCTGAGGGCGCACGGGACGGGGAAGAACCTGACGATGTTCTCGCGGATGCTGTTCGTGAACCCGCCAGCCGATGGCGCCGCGTGGGAACAGGCCATCGGCCGATGCCACCGACAGGGGCAACTCGCGGACGAAGTGGAGGTGGAGTTGTACCAGCACACCGACGAGCTAGTCGGGGCCTTCCAAAAGGCCCGCGACTTCGCCCGCTTCATCGAGCAGACGGAAGGCACTCCGCAGAAGCTGCGCTTCGCAAACTACGCTGAGAGCCACGTTGGAAAGCGACTTACTCTAGAATGA
- a CDS encoding DNA polymerase has protein sequence MTNSTSRHLMNRIIPSENLVKVWSFDTETHLIAPGLLAPPLVCGSIATREPGSERLLDKAQAREFFREAITSPDTDIVGANLPYDLGVMAADDPRLVAPIFAALDAGRLHCVQVREALIDIARGMYGVDPSTGRKLDDDEGARYPLALLVQRHLGLDITEDKRNPRAWRLRYGELDGVPVERWPREAVEYPKRDARYTLDVYYRQEAIAREAPNGGNLHAEADQMRAAFALHLASIWGIRTNGVAVAQLRERVEQEWSENRAKFQAAGIYRADGSKDSKRLAALVTSAYRGEPPVTAPSDRFPDGQVATDRDTLLGSGDALLEDLGKSGRVDKYKSTYLDVVEAGTTRPINPRFNVLVSTTRVSSDYQQLPQKGGIREVHEARPGYVFCSVDYGGLELRTMAQRAIWELGFSKMADALNSGLDVHTLAAAEFLGASYDGLLAKVKSKEPVAVAYRQLAKILNFGKGGGMQGGTLVYNARSKDRVSFCLLAKRADECGVERETVTVQGKPKMVCRECLKVARDLDTKWLNAWPEQRELQHRAKSLTYGSGFADVTIPGANILRGGCGYTQILNTPFQGLGAVGCKRAMWRVSREMYVDRRSPLYGSRLVLMVHDELISELRAQDSQRLHDAAERKAELMRQAMREVTPDLAPAIEAEPALSRIMSKDVATVRDSSGRLLVWEPPAKRAA, from the coding sequence GTGACGAACTCGACTTCACGCCACTTGATGAACCGGATAATCCCTAGCGAGAATTTAGTGAAAGTTTGGTCGTTCGACACCGAGACGCATCTTATTGCCCCCGGTTTGCTTGCGCCCCCTCTCGTCTGCGGCAGCATCGCGACGCGCGAGCCCGGTAGTGAACGCCTGCTCGACAAGGCACAGGCCCGTGAGTTCTTCCGCGAGGCCATCACCTCCCCCGACACCGACATCGTCGGCGCGAACCTCCCCTACGACCTCGGAGTGATGGCGGCGGATGACCCGCGACTCGTGGCGCCCATCTTCGCGGCGCTCGATGCCGGACGGCTGCATTGCGTCCAGGTCCGCGAAGCGCTCATCGACATCGCCCGCGGCATGTACGGCGTGGACCCATCCACCGGCCGGAAGCTCGACGATGATGAAGGTGCCCGCTACCCGCTCGCGCTGCTCGTTCAGCGGCACCTGGGACTCGACATCACCGAGGACAAGCGAAATCCCCGAGCGTGGCGGCTTCGCTACGGGGAGCTTGATGGCGTCCCGGTTGAGCGCTGGCCCCGGGAAGCAGTGGAGTACCCGAAGCGCGATGCCCGCTACACGCTCGACGTCTACTACCGGCAGGAAGCCATCGCCCGCGAGGCGCCCAACGGCGGCAACCTGCATGCTGAAGCCGACCAGATGCGCGCCGCGTTCGCCCTGCACCTCGCCTCGATTTGGGGCATCAGGACGAACGGTGTCGCAGTCGCCCAGCTTCGTGAGCGGGTCGAACAGGAGTGGAGCGAGAACCGGGCGAAGTTCCAGGCGGCTGGCATCTACCGAGCAGACGGGTCCAAGGACTCGAAGCGCCTCGCCGCACTGGTGACGTCGGCCTATCGCGGCGAGCCTCCTGTCACCGCTCCCAGCGACAGATTCCCCGACGGCCAGGTCGCGACCGACAGGGACACGCTGCTCGGCTCGGGTGACGCGCTGCTCGAAGACCTGGGGAAGAGCGGGCGCGTCGACAAGTACAAGTCGACCTACCTGGACGTCGTCGAAGCGGGCACCACGCGCCCCATCAATCCACGCTTCAACGTGCTGGTCAGCACGACGCGCGTTTCCAGTGATTACCAGCAGCTCCCGCAGAAGGGCGGCATCCGTGAGGTCCACGAGGCCCGGCCCGGATACGTCTTCTGCTCGGTGGACTACGGGGGCCTTGAGCTGCGCACCATGGCTCAACGGGCCATCTGGGAACTGGGCTTCTCGAAGATGGCCGACGCGCTGAACAGTGGCCTCGACGTCCACACGCTTGCCGCGGCTGAGTTCCTCGGGGCGAGCTACGACGGGCTGCTCGCGAAGGTGAAGTCGAAGGAACCGGTCGCGGTCGCCTACCGCCAGCTCGCGAAGATTCTCAACTTCGGGAAGGGGGGCGGGATGCAGGGGGGAACCCTGGTCTACAACGCTCGCTCGAAGGACCGCGTGTCGTTCTGCCTTCTCGCAAAGCGGGCCGACGAGTGCGGCGTCGAGCGCGAGACCGTCACCGTTCAGGGCAAGCCGAAGATGGTCTGCCGCGAGTGCCTCAAAGTCGCGCGGGACTTGGACACGAAGTGGCTCAACGCGTGGCCCGAGCAGCGCGAGCTACAGCACCGCGCGAAGTCACTCACTTACGGGAGCGGTTTCGCTGACGTGACGATTCCGGGCGCCAACATCCTCCGTGGCGGGTGCGGGTACACCCAAATCCTCAACACGCCATTTCAAGGGTTGGGGGCCGTGGGGTGCAAGCGCGCGATGTGGCGTGTCAGTCGCGAGATGTACGTCGACCGCAGATCCCCCCTCTACGGCTCGCGCCTTGTCCTGATGGTGCATGACGAGCTGATTAGCGAGCTGCGCGCCCAGGACTCGCAGCGGTTGCACGACGCGGCCGAGCGAAAAGCGGAACTCATGCGGCAGGCGATGCGCGAGGTGACTCCCGACCTGGCGCCCGCCATCGAGGCCGAGCCCGCGCTGTCCCGCATCATGTCGAAGGATGTCGCCACGGTGCGCGACAGCTCGGGGCGGTTGCTCGTCTGGGAGCCTCCCGCAAAACGCGCGGCGTGA
- a CDS encoding helix-turn-helix domain-containing protein, with protein MSATPPPEFLTVDEAAALLRVNRKTLYEAIRLGQVPGVVRVGKSLRIRRTSLVESAQGKGRESALGSRR; from the coding sequence ATGAGCGCCACTCCTCCTCCCGAGTTTCTGACCGTTGACGAGGCCGCAGCGCTCCTGCGCGTGAATCGGAAGACGCTCTACGAGGCCATCCGATTGGGACAAGTACCGGGGGTCGTCCGCGTCGGGAAATCACTGCGCATCCGCCGTACCTCCCTGGTAGAGTCCGCGCAGGGTAAGGGCCGTGAATCTGCGCTTGGGAGTCGACGATGA
- a CDS encoding tyrosine-type recombinase/integrase codes for MSARLRKWTTKEGKSEEAWQVDFVFQHADGRKQRVVKFSPVQTRRGAEAYERDLRNALLNGTFGKEEKPGESKALTLEKFAPRFLTFSDNNNKHSTVVTKKQHLDDHIIPFFGGMHLDAIGPAQIEDFKASMKQKPSGSRARKEAPTKAAIRKRKNASPKTLSKKFINNVLSSLSMLFAVAVKQEAIAKAPHVQLFEKVPKPDYDFLSFEEAEQLISTSEPEWRPVLLAAIKAGLRQGELIGLQWNDLNLPQSILHVRRTIWRGVEDLPKGGRKRVVDLPASVVDALKAHRHLRGRYVFCQEDGQPLTEGLMKWPLRRALRAAGITREVGLIGWHDLRHTYGSHLAMKGVPLKVIQELMGHESIEMTMRYAHLSPDTRREAVRVLDLPSAPACDIRATQVEVAANHL; via the coding sequence ATGAGCGCCAGATTGCGGAAGTGGACAACGAAGGAAGGGAAGTCAGAGGAGGCGTGGCAAGTGGACTTCGTGTTTCAGCATGCCGACGGACGGAAACAGCGAGTCGTGAAGTTCTCGCCCGTTCAGACCCGTCGGGGTGCTGAGGCATACGAACGTGACTTGCGGAACGCGCTCCTCAACGGGACCTTCGGAAAAGAGGAGAAGCCAGGAGAATCAAAGGCACTAACGTTGGAGAAGTTCGCGCCTAGATTCCTCACATTTAGCGACAACAACAACAAGCACTCCACTGTCGTCACAAAAAAGCAGCATCTGGATGACCACATCATCCCGTTCTTCGGTGGGATGCATCTGGACGCGATTGGGCCCGCGCAAATCGAAGACTTCAAAGCCTCCATGAAGCAGAAGCCTTCGGGTTCCCGCGCACGCAAGGAGGCCCCCACAAAGGCAGCCATTCGCAAGCGCAAGAATGCTAGCCCCAAGACACTGAGCAAGAAGTTCATCAACAACGTCTTGTCATCGCTCAGCATGCTTTTTGCGGTTGCAGTGAAACAGGAAGCCATTGCGAAGGCGCCGCATGTGCAACTTTTCGAGAAGGTGCCCAAGCCCGACTATGACTTCCTGAGCTTCGAGGAGGCCGAGCAGCTCATCTCCACTTCCGAACCGGAGTGGCGACCTGTGCTGCTCGCCGCCATCAAAGCAGGGCTTCGGCAAGGCGAGCTGATTGGGCTCCAGTGGAACGACCTGAACCTGCCACAAAGCATCCTTCACGTTCGCCGGACCATCTGGCGTGGAGTGGAGGACTTGCCGAAGGGCGGGCGAAAGCGGGTGGTCGACCTGCCTGCATCCGTCGTGGACGCACTCAAGGCCCACCGACACCTGCGCGGGCGTTACGTCTTCTGCCAAGAGGACGGCCAGCCGCTCACCGAGGGCCTGATGAAGTGGCCACTTCGGCGCGCCCTTCGAGCGGCAGGCATCACCCGCGAAGTGGGACTCATCGGATGGCACGACCTGCGCCATACCTACGGGAGCCACCTCGCGATGAAGGGTGTTCCGCTCAAGGTCATCCAGGAGCTGATGGGACACGAGAGCATCGAAATGACGATGCGCTACGCCCACCTCAGCCCCGACACCCGGAGAGAGGCGGTCCGTGTTCTGGACCTGCCCTCTGCCCCGGCGTGCGACATACGTGCAACACAGGTGGAGGTTGCTGCTAACCACCTGTAA
- a CDS encoding DNA cytosine methyltransferase, producing MKPPKDGLIIELFAGGGGAGTGIRAATGRSADVALNHDETAMAVYRANHKTRCMPEDIWKSPPLSVTGGRPVELLWASPDCTHFSRAKGGKPKDKNIRALAHVIVRWARDVRPRVIFGENVREFFDWGPLYEPGHVMPDGRVLYARGQAAPGGAVAEKDDPLLWMPIPERKGEYFNMWRGQLELLGYRGEFRPLVASQFGAPTSRTRLYFVFRCDGEPIYWPEPSHGPGLLPMRAAAEVIDWNLPCPSIFLSKEEGAELGVKRPLADATMRRIAEGVRRYVLESPAPFVVGRGARTRPSPCKATSAQFDTNITKSGRASVVPTLIQTGYGERAGQRARVLNINEPLGTIVAGGCKHALVSAFLAKHYGGNTTPGTSLQRPLDTITTTDHHALVAAALEPIGAGLRRARQVHAFLMTYYSSGGQWQDAREPLRTITTNDRLSLVTVNVDGAEHVIVDIGMRMLEPHELLGAQFGRHAGAYDLSPARSKKAKVRLIGNSVCPEVAEALVRANLGDGVMNRRAA from the coding sequence ATGAAGCCCCCGAAGGATGGCCTCATCATCGAGTTGTTTGCTGGAGGGGGCGGCGCTGGCACTGGCATCAGAGCCGCAACGGGGCGCTCTGCCGACGTGGCGTTGAACCACGACGAGACGGCGATGGCTGTCTACCGGGCAAACCACAAGACGCGGTGCATGCCCGAAGACATCTGGAAGTCGCCCCCCCTGTCGGTGACAGGAGGCCGTCCGGTGGAGCTGTTGTGGGCGTCGCCCGACTGCACCCACTTCTCGCGCGCGAAGGGCGGGAAGCCGAAGGACAAGAACATCCGCGCCCTTGCTCACGTCATCGTCCGGTGGGCGCGCGACGTGAGGCCACGCGTCATCTTCGGCGAGAACGTCCGCGAGTTCTTCGACTGGGGGCCTCTCTATGAGCCCGGCCACGTGATGCCGGACGGCCGGGTCCTCTACGCGAGGGGACAGGCCGCCCCGGGCGGAGCCGTGGCCGAGAAGGATGACCCTCTGCTCTGGATGCCCATCCCCGAGCGGAAGGGCGAGTACTTCAACATGTGGCGTGGACAGCTCGAGCTGCTCGGCTACCGCGGGGAGTTCCGCCCACTCGTAGCGAGTCAGTTTGGCGCCCCCACCAGCCGGACGCGGCTCTACTTCGTGTTCCGTTGCGACGGGGAGCCCATCTACTGGCCGGAACCGTCTCACGGTCCAGGGTTGCTGCCCATGCGTGCGGCAGCCGAGGTGATTGACTGGAACCTGCCGTGCCCTTCCATCTTTCTCTCGAAGGAAGAGGGCGCCGAGCTGGGAGTGAAGCGACCTCTTGCGGACGCCACGATGCGTCGTATCGCAGAGGGCGTTCGCAGGTACGTGCTGGAAAGCCCGGCCCCCTTCGTGGTCGGCCGTGGCGCGAGAACCCGGCCATCCCCGTGCAAGGCCACCAGCGCGCAGTTCGACACCAACATCACAAAGAGCGGCCGTGCCTCGGTGGTGCCCACGTTGATTCAGACGGGCTACGGGGAGCGTGCTGGCCAGCGCGCTCGCGTCCTCAACATCAACGAGCCACTCGGAACCATCGTCGCAGGCGGGTGCAAGCACGCCCTCGTCTCGGCGTTCCTCGCCAAGCACTACGGCGGGAACACGACACCGGGGACCTCTCTGCAGCGGCCGTTGGACACCATCACCACTACTGACCATCACGCCCTGGTCGCCGCCGCGCTGGAGCCCATTGGCGCGGGCCTCAGACGTGCCCGCCAAGTCCACGCGTTCCTCATGACGTACTACAGCAGCGGAGGCCAGTGGCAGGACGCGCGCGAGCCGTTGCGCACCATCACCACCAATGACCGCCTGAGCCTTGTCACCGTGAATGTTGACGGTGCCGAGCATGTCATCGTGGACATTGGAATGCGGATGCTGGAGCCGCATGAGCTGCTCGGTGCGCAGTTCGGTCGCCATGCGGGGGCCTACGACCTGAGTCCAGCCCGGTCGAAGAAGGCGAAGGTCCGCCTCATTGGCAACAGCGTGTGCCCGGAAGTCGCCGAGGCGCTGGTGCGCGCCAACCTGGGCGACGGAGTCATGAACAGGAGGGCCGCATGA
- a CDS encoding RusA family crossover junction endodeoxyribonuclease, protein MPSGFDGTGWGMSSSPSARPCAVVRLTLPYPPSANAYWRAARGRGLVPSAQATAYKAAVARAVANARVRPLAGPVRMHVVVYRPRQTGDLDNALKVLCDALNGAAWLDDEQVVKLLAVRKDDASAPRVELRAMGERHATHEEAVTHRRVRAERAAKARATRNRNRMEKARAKLRLSSGLRLPARREES, encoded by the coding sequence ATGCCGTCAGGTTTCGATGGTACCGGATGGGGCATGTCCAGCTCTCCATCAGCTCGACCTTGCGCTGTTGTTCGGTTGACTCTCCCGTACCCACCGTCCGCGAATGCGTACTGGCGCGCAGCTCGTGGGCGCGGCCTGGTTCCGTCCGCCCAAGCCACCGCGTACAAGGCGGCCGTCGCTCGGGCTGTTGCGAATGCGCGAGTACGTCCCCTTGCTGGCCCAGTGCGGATGCATGTCGTGGTGTACCGCCCGCGGCAGACTGGGGACCTGGACAACGCGTTGAAGGTGCTCTGTGACGCCCTCAACGGAGCTGCGTGGCTCGACGATGAGCAGGTGGTCAAGCTCCTTGCTGTTCGCAAGGACGATGCGTCGGCGCCTCGCGTCGAGCTGCGCGCCATGGGCGAGCGCCACGCCACCCACGAGGAAGCTGTGACCCACCGACGCGTCCGCGCGGAGCGCGCGGCGAAAGCCCGAGCGACGCGAAACCGCAACCGGATGGAGAAGGCCAGGGCGAAGCTGCGGCTGAGCTCTGGTCTCCGGCTTCCTGCGAGGAGGGAGGAGTCATGA
- a CDS encoding SMI1/KNR4 family protein, producing MTMDELLAEVSRSHHPRPPATSAEIAEFEARVGWKLDDELRAFYLHSNGAELFEPLPNAQYIILPLAKIRRARVAIRGRDEDSAGPPGWWALVNSQDGEWALLDVSAGQQPYPLLEAWHETFPGQCQRIAGSFREFLAAALAGGDRLYWLQEGGPLDK from the coding sequence ATGACGATGGACGAACTCCTCGCTGAGGTCTCGCGCTCGCACCACCCGCGCCCCCCGGCAACCTCAGCGGAGATTGCCGAATTCGAGGCCCGCGTTGGGTGGAAGCTCGACGACGAGTTGCGGGCATTCTATCTCCACAGCAACGGCGCCGAGCTCTTCGAGCCGCTCCCCAATGCGCAGTACATCATCCTGCCCCTCGCGAAGATTCGACGTGCGCGCGTCGCGATACGCGGGCGGGATGAGGACTCCGCAGGCCCCCCTGGCTGGTGGGCGCTCGTGAATTCCCAAGATGGTGAGTGGGCGCTGCTCGACGTGAGTGCCGGCCAGCAGCCGTACCCACTCCTGGAGGCGTGGCACGAGACGTTCCCCGGCCAGTGCCAACGCATCGCCGGTTCGTTCCGCGAGTTCCTGGCCGCTGCGCTGGCTGGCGGGGACCGCCTCTACTGGCTCCAAGAGGGCGGCCCACTCGATAAATGA
- a CDS encoding DNA-methyltransferase, whose translation MKPYYSTNTVTLYNADCRDALLDLPSQSVDLLLTDPPYGMAWSSKSKRVAPIRADGARQGMRVFRQAMASASAALAEDAHAFVFCHWASWPDFHDVMAPHVSLKGALVWWKNRGGVGDCEASFAPDYEVVLHGAGPKRRKLAGKRHGAVLPNFAPVLPKRRTHPTEKPVELMSFLIGRACPEGGLVLDPFAGSGATLVAAQQLGRRAVGVELEERYCEAAAVRLEAARRGEP comes from the coding sequence GTGAAACCGTACTACTCGACCAACACCGTCACCCTCTACAACGCAGACTGCCGCGACGCACTGCTCGACCTCCCTTCTCAGTCCGTGGACCTCCTGCTGACGGACCCGCCATACGGGATGGCCTGGTCCTCGAAGTCGAAGAGGGTCGCGCCGATTCGGGCAGATGGAGCTCGACAGGGCATGCGGGTGTTTCGACAGGCGATGGCCTCCGCGAGCGCTGCGCTTGCGGAGGACGCTCATGCCTTCGTCTTTTGTCACTGGGCATCGTGGCCGGACTTTCACGACGTGATGGCGCCGCACGTCTCGCTGAAAGGCGCCCTTGTCTGGTGGAAGAACCGCGGAGGCGTCGGAGACTGCGAGGCCTCCTTCGCGCCGGACTACGAGGTGGTGCTCCACGGCGCTGGGCCGAAGCGGAGGAAGCTCGCGGGCAAGCGGCACGGTGCAGTGCTTCCGAACTTCGCGCCCGTCTTGCCCAAGCGGCGCACGCACCCGACAGAGAAACCCGTCGAGCTGATGTCCTTCCTGATTGGACGGGCCTGTCCGGAGGGCGGCCTGGTGCTGGACCCGTTCGCGGGGAGCGGCGCCACGCTGGTGGCGGCACAGCAGCTCGGCCGACGTGCCGTGGGCGTGGAGCTCGAGGAGCGCTATTGCGAAGCGGCGGCCGTGCGGCTTGAGGCGGCGCGCCGCGGCGAGCCCTGA
- a CDS encoding NlpC/P60 family protein encodes MSVSPRARFLAYVLAHMGAPYRWAAKGECDTRTGQHLFDCSGLVTAALRHVGGQDLRATHNTDRIWADFKPVSADELLPGDIVLYHRRGAPMDAEHVMVHVGAGVVVGASGGGSSTLTLEDAERAGARVKAFATFHYRQGLMGFRRLPLAE; translated from the coding sequence ATGTCCGTATCCCCACGTGCCCGCTTCCTCGCCTACGTCCTCGCCCACATGGGGGCGCCCTACCGCTGGGCAGCGAAGGGCGAGTGCGACACTCGTACTGGCCAGCACCTCTTCGATTGCAGCGGATTGGTGACAGCCGCACTCCGGCACGTTGGAGGCCAGGACCTCCGCGCCACCCACAACACGGACCGCATCTGGGCCGACTTCAAGCCGGTGAGTGCCGACGAGCTGCTCCCGGGCGACATCGTCCTGTACCACCGCCGCGGAGCCCCAATGGACGCCGAGCACGTCATGGTGCACGTGGGCGCGGGCGTGGTGGTGGGGGCCTCCGGGGGCGGAAGCTCGACGCTTACACTTGAGGACGCCGAGAGGGCCGGGGCCCGTGTGAAGGCCTTCGCGACCTTCCACTACCGCCAGGGCCTCATGGGGTTCCGGCGCCTTCCCCTCGCGGAGTGA